One region of Paenibacillus polymyxa M1 genomic DNA includes:
- the rsmG gene encoding 16S rRNA (guanine(527)-N(7))-methyltransferase RsmG → MDAIQQQFKQRLAEHSIVINDSQLEQFETYYRVLVEWNEKMNLTGITEREAVYTKHFYDSVSLAFYVPLNDVESLADIGSGAGFPGIPLKICFPHIQLTIVDSLNKRIQFLAHVVEQLGLENVELIHSRAEELGRKAGYRDSYDLVTARAVARLAVLNEFCLPFVREGGHFAAMKGSDPTEEIMEASYSLKELKGRIKHVQAFQLPVEDAARHMIIIEKRAATPRKYPRKPGTPLKAPLV, encoded by the coding sequence ATGGACGCGATACAACAGCAGTTCAAGCAGCGGCTGGCAGAGCATAGCATTGTGATTAATGACAGTCAGTTAGAGCAGTTTGAAACATATTACCGTGTGCTGGTTGAATGGAATGAAAAAATGAACCTGACGGGTATTACTGAGCGAGAAGCGGTGTACACCAAGCATTTTTACGATTCTGTTTCACTTGCCTTTTATGTTCCGTTAAATGATGTGGAGAGCCTGGCTGACATTGGGTCAGGCGCAGGTTTCCCTGGTATCCCTTTGAAAATATGTTTTCCACATATTCAATTGACCATCGTAGACTCATTGAACAAACGGATACAATTCTTAGCACATGTTGTAGAGCAGTTGGGACTGGAAAATGTCGAACTGATTCACAGCAGGGCAGAGGAATTGGGACGCAAAGCAGGATATCGTGATAGCTATGATCTGGTCACAGCCCGAGCCGTTGCCCGTCTCGCGGTACTAAATGAATTTTGTCTGCCTTTTGTCCGTGAAGGAGGGCACTTTGCAGCGATGAAGGGTAGCGATCCAACCGAAGAAATCATGGAAGCTTCCTACAGTTTGAAAGAGCTGAAGGGGAGAATTAAGCATGTTCAGGCCTTCCAGCTACCTGTTGAGGATGCAGCTAGACATATGATTATTATTGAAAAAAGAGCAGCTACACCACGGAAATACCCGCGTAAGCCAGGTACTCCTTTGAAGGCTCCGTTAGTGTAA
- the noc gene encoding nucleoid occlusion protein, whose protein sequence is MKEQFSKLFGLTERSNGDEIKQIPVRDIVSSPYQPRTIFDDEKIDELCQTIKTHGVIQPIVVRFRNGQYEIIAGERRWRAVTKLGMETIPAIVREFNDSQAASIALIENLQREGLTAIEEAVAYQKLIDLHQLTQESLAQRLGKSQSTIANKIRLLHLPERVKEALMERKVSERHARALLSLETEELQYKVLDEVIAKELNVKQTEARVAFYKQVSTIKKSKRISFTKDVRLALNTIRQSIDMVSGSGLDIKTKESDHEDHYEIVIQIPKRK, encoded by the coding sequence ATGAAAGAACAATTTTCCAAGCTATTTGGTTTGACGGAGCGATCCAATGGGGACGAAATAAAACAAATTCCAGTTCGGGATATTGTCAGCAGTCCTTATCAGCCCCGCACCATATTTGACGACGAGAAGATTGATGAGCTATGCCAGACTATTAAGACGCATGGTGTAATTCAACCGATTGTCGTTCGTTTCCGTAATGGACAATATGAAATTATAGCAGGGGAACGTCGTTGGAGAGCTGTCACCAAGCTGGGTATGGAGACGATTCCAGCCATTGTTCGTGAGTTTAATGATTCACAAGCTGCATCCATCGCGTTGATTGAGAATCTTCAGCGTGAGGGTCTAACTGCGATTGAAGAGGCTGTAGCTTATCAAAAGCTGATTGACCTGCATCAACTTACCCAGGAAAGCCTCGCTCAGCGACTTGGCAAAAGCCAATCCACTATTGCTAATAAAATACGGCTGCTTCATTTGCCGGAGAGAGTGAAAGAGGCCCTAATGGAACGGAAGGTGTCCGAGCGTCACGCCCGTGCATTATTGTCGTTAGAGACCGAAGAATTACAGTACAAGGTTTTAGATGAAGTAATTGCTAAGGAACTCAATGTGAAGCAGACAGAGGCACGAGTTGCCTTTTATAAACAAGTATCCACGATTAAGAAATCAAAGCGGATTTCCTTTACTAAGGATGTCCGGCTTGCGCTGAATACGATTCGTCAATCCATTGATATGGTGTCTGGCTCAGGGTTGGATATCAAAACAAAGGAATCTGATCATGAGGATCACTATGAGATTGTCATTCAAATTCCCAAACGTAAGTAA